The Mycteria americana isolate JAX WOST 10 ecotype Jacksonville Zoo and Gardens chromosome 2, USCA_MyAme_1.0, whole genome shotgun sequence genome contains the following window.
TCCTCATTCTCTCCTCGTTTTAAGCTCTCCTGTTATTTCTGCGCCCACCACTACTCCAAGACACTTTGTTCAGGCATTCCACTCCTGTTTCCCACTCCCAGTTTTGCCAGATTTTTGCTGCATTATCTTTCGTTGCAGATTTTTGTTGCCAcgtcctttcctcccttcctttccccccacTCTGAACACCAAGATGCAAATATTTCTCGTAGGGAGCCACCGACAGCAGCAGAAGTCATATAACTATGGCTGCCCTTACACAGGCACCCACGCCTGCAGCTCTCAAAAGCCTGGGACGCCGACAGCCAAAGCAGGGTGCTAAAAGTTGAAGCCCCAATTCGGGTGCAGCGGCTGCTCCTTCAGCGGAgaccccgccaccgccaccgccgccgcgggcagcccccccccggcgaatcggctcggctcggctcggctcggctcggctcggctcggcgcggctcggctcggctcggctcggctcggctcggctcggcgcggctcggctcggctcggctcggctcgggcCGCCCCCTCGGCGGCAGCCGGGCGGGCTCGGGCGGGCTCGGGGCGGGCTCGGCGCTCACGGCAGTTCCGGCGGAAGGCAGCGGCGGGTCCGTGCTGCGGCGTGGGTCTTCCCGCAGCGATGGTGCAGGACCCGCGGGGGCGGCTGGTggcggagctgctgctgcgggcgggggcggcgcgcagcatcctctgcctctgctcccgcGCCTTCGTCGAGTGAGTAGCGGCCTCGccgccggcgccgggcgggcgggccccGCGTGTCCGCGTCCCCCGTGGCCAGGGGAAGTTTCCGCTGGGAGGGGGACGGGATGCGGGAAAGGGCCGTGCTGCTGCGGCCGCAGGTAGGGAGAGGTGCACAGAGGGGTCCCCGTAGGTTGTGTTTACTAAACGATACCAGTTATAGAAGGGGGAAAAGCGGGAGGAGCCCACCCAGACACCGGTTCCCGCGGAGGCCCTTGCCGGAGCGGCGcaggggcggcccggcgggcagcagcgggtCCCGCCGGTCGGagcccgctccctcccgggggggcgcgggccgcGCTGCCTTGTCCCCGGCTGGGGCGGCGGCTGTGCGGGGCTCAGCCCGCAGCGCTCCCTCCCTTCCGCGGCCGGGGCTCCGGCGAGCCCCCCcgtccccttctcccttccccaaacGGGCGGGGAGGGACCTGGAGCCTCCCCGagccagggaggaggaagaagagaggttTCTCAAcgagggggggaagagaggtgCCGCTCGGGGGCTGCCTCTCGCCGGTGCgggagctgggagaagaagtGGCTGTTACCGGAGCCTTTGGTGTTAAACACACCCTGTGTTTAGCTGGGACACTTGCAGAGATGAGGTGCCTTCGGCGTTGGGTGGTGGCTGAAATATTTGCGGGTTTGGAGCGAAGACACTAAATTCCACCCACTTAAGCAGAACGTTTTGTGGGCCAAAAACTTAATTCCCGGGTATTCTGTGTAGCAGCAACATTTTCTGAACATCTCTCGTGTAGGCTTTTCATGTCAGGCTTTGAAGTGCTGCCttcttcatattttcctttgcttcGTGTGTTTAGAAtcacagagcagcccaggtgggaagggacctcgaaagatcatctgggcCAGCATTTTGTGGGAAGGGGAGCCTAGATGAggttatctagcaccctgtccagtcgcATCTTGAAACCTCCAGCCATGGGGACTTTACCACGTTCTTGGGGAGGTTGTTCCACTGAATGAttgtttttactgtaaaaaaatttgGTTTAATGATGACCTTCTGCGTCaatgtttctcttcatttttacagAGATCGAAAATTATATAAACTGGGATTAAAAGGATTTTATGTCAAAGATGACAATGACAGTACAGGTAAGGTAATAAAATGTACTGTGCAATATGAGGTGCAGTAAATAGTTATGTGTGGTTATTTGAGGTACAGTAGGACTGTATAACTGCTAACCCAtagttttcttcttatttctggCCTGTTTTTCAGTACTTTTGATATGGGGATGGATGTGAATAATAACTTAGCACTTGCATAACTTTCCAGTTACTATAATCTTGATGGGGAAGTTTGTGTCGCACCAGGTGCGATGCTTACTCCTGTTTGCACAGACATACCAGCTCACATAATCTCCACAGGTGCACAGAGCAGATTAGCTCACAAGTGCCTGAGCTACTCTCAAATCCTAATTTCAAATTCCCTAGCtcaaaattaattatataatGGAGGGTCTGCAAATCCCAGATGTTTGACTGAGAGTAATACTGTCCTGCTGCCTCTACCCCAGCCTAGGACATTAGCTGTTGCTGATTAATCTGCTGGGCCAGAAGTAGAGAAGAAGCAATAGCCCTGATGGGGGAAATTATGATTTGCATGTACATGAGGAATCATACGAGGAGGACCGGAGGAGTAAGTCTCTCCCTACATGCTTGTATTTTAGGAATAATCATCGTGCGTGCTCTGGCAAATTCAACACCAGTCCCTTGCTCCATCCTCCTGAATTCCCCACACGTGCCTATCTGAACATAATTCCTTTGGCATCTGATTTTTGCATTGCTGTCTTGCTAGCTCCAGCATCATATAATAGATTGATTTGAAAGGAAGGAGTCTGAACAGAAAGGAATGTCCATAGAAGCCGAGAATGAATAGCACAGGTTAGATGGAGGCAGTGTGAATGGAGTGAAGGAGAATGTAAACCACATTTTTGTGCATATGTGACTGAGTTGTGGTGAGAGTAATCAGTTAAAAACAGAAGAGTCTTGTGCTGTGTGATAATTTGGCAGTAAATATatcctgaccaaaaaaaaaaaatcttaaatttttcGGTTTTATCAACTGTGTCGAGAGCTTTTGTATTTCATAAGTTTCATCAATATACAGTTCCTACTTTGTCAGTGGTATTTgtcattttatatacatatgatGTTGCTTAAAAATTTGATAGGTGTGCAAGCAGTGTTTTGATAGTCGATCAGTTATTTCTGAGATAATTATGTTCTGTAGTTCACACATTCCATTTTTGTAAAATCATATTATCTTTGTTAGTgtgtttttgaaagatttgtGACAAAACCAGCAGCTTCTTGTATTTCAAGCTTGCCCTGATATGTGCCAAAAGAACTCCtgtaaagaattttcttttcctaatgctaatttttctgttgtctgcGGGGCGTTATTGTAGTTTGCTCTGCAACTTATTGAGGTGAatgtttgtggtgggttgaccccaagCACCCACACTCTCTACCCCAGTGTCTATTGCTGAGCATCGCATGATAGGGTATTGACTGTCCCTCCAGCCAGTTTGGGTCAGcagtcccagctgtgtcccctcccgatctcttgcccaccccagcctactcgctggcgggggcagagtggggaaaagagaaagttatgatgctgtgcaaacactgctcagcCATAGCCAAAACACCCATACGTTATCCACGCTGTTTTAgccacagatccaaaacacagcgccaTACGGGCTGATATGAGGAAGGTttactccatcccagccagacccagtgcaGTGTTTCAGCTGTCGAAGTTAGATTTTGGCTCCTACTGATAGTTATGTAGAAAATAAGATGTGGAAAATTTTAAATGGGAAAGGAAGCTTAAGAGGCGGTTCTGCTACCTTTTGTAGGCCATGCTGTTGCATTGAGGTATCAGAACCAGATTATAGTCACTTAATATAATTTGTTAACAGGAGAGGAACAAGCATCCGAGGAGGAGAACTGTTGTCCCAACGTGACATTAAAGGTGGATACTAATCATGCTCTTGACCTGGAAGAAGTTGAACTAGACTCGGAGGCCGAGCTTATGAAGAGCATGGGATTGCCTCTTCAGTTTGGTGGGCAGTCAGCCCACAGGGACTTTGTGGTAAatctttatttgctttatttgttcTCTTTACTTTGTGTTTCCAGACGTAGGGGCATGTCTGCTCCTTAGTTATCTTTGAGACTGCGGTTCGTGGAAATGTATCTGAGCAGTTTGTAAAATCCACCTGCCAGTTTGACTAAACAGCGTCAGACTCTGCTTTATGCTTCCATGTCTCTATTCCTCTTGCTACTAGAGAGAGCTAGTTTAAAACAACTGTGGTAACGTTGATGCTCTGCATCAGGACAACTGGTACACTCCAATCTGAGCACGTGTGTTCACACTGTCTGCTTTAACCATTTAGCTTTAGATACTGATATAGAAAGCTAGTTTCTAAGATCCCCCTTGCAACTGATAAAGCCAGGCTGTTCCAAAGGGCAGGAGCGAGGCTTGGGTGCTCTGCTTCCCATAGGGAGCATTTGGGCTTTAGAGGAAGACTAAAGTTGTTCATAGATGAGAAAAAGACAGTGGGATATCCACATTATCTGCTTTATGGAATACAGACCTGCCTGGCAGTGAGAGAGTACTTTTGTGCAGAGCACTCCATGGTTCTGACCTGATTAACTTGTAAATAAATAGGAGAAACTTGTATGTTATTTTAATTGATGGCATGTAAATAGACCTTACAGGCACCCAACTTGAAGCCCAAAGTATACATGCAGTTTTTGTTGCTATGTCGTAATACTGCAAATAAGTTGAATGAGAACATAATATATGTTTTCACTAGGTTACTACTAAACATTGTGCTTTGTACACTGTGTGTATTAACATGACATTATGAGGGATGTGGATGAAAGGTTAACGCCAGTTCTCCGAACCTAACTTCTTTATAGTCCACCTTATGGATTTGTCAGTGCAACAAAACTAGGGATTGCAGCTGATGGGACATTTGGAGTAATATCTGTACGTTTGCAGTCTTTTGGCCATGTGAATTGTAGTCCCTCATCACCGCTGCCTTTTTACCTCCCAAACTTAATTTggcagtttattaaaaaaattggcAGATTTATCTGATAGAAAAACTGGCTTTTCTTGGATATTTTTAACTTGTTTATGTCTGAAAGCACAGGAAGTCCCACCAAAACAAGTGGAGTTGTATTTGATGAAACCAACAAGTTACCTTAGTGTTTCCTTTCAGTAACAGGTTTCTGTTCTCTGTTCCACTAGACAACTGTAGTAGTCTGAATTTGTTGTAACAAGTGAAATAGTTGTATTGCAGAAATGAAAGGGCCACCTGTTTGGAGAGGAGGCTGTCCTTGTGTTTCTGTTAGCCAACTTGGAGATCGGTATGGGATGGGAAGAATATTACATCCCTCTTTTGGGTCAGTGCCTTCAGACATACAGAGATTTAGCTGCAGGATTTACAGAGCTTACGAGTATAAAGCgatgcttttttgtttaaagcacCCAAAGACAGCAAGGATTTAACGTTTTGTTAGGCTGAGATTATAGGTTCACTACCCTGATAAAGACACCTGAACAGTGTTTGCTGGCCAGGCAGATACCAGGCGAGAGTAAGGGTCAGCCTCCATGGCCCCCTGAAACAGGTCCTTGATGTTACTGAGGTACCGTTTTACTGTTGAGCTCAACCCAGCGACCCCTCAATTGCTGACCAACCTCCCTTTAGGATTTTATAGTGTTTCATGTTGACGTCTTTCCTTCTGAATCTTTGAGCTACTAATGACTTCCCTCTCAGCAGCCCCCTTCTTGTCTGTAATTCTGCCTTTTTGTGTATGTCTTTCTATAGACTTTCTCACGGCTCTTTCTTACAACTTCCTCAGAAATGTCAGCCAAGGTTATGCAGCGGGGCCCTGTCAGACCCATGAACTCTACAACCTTTTGTGGGGAGAAAGCTAACAGCAGGGTTGCAGTGAGAGGGAGGGTTACAATGGAAACAGAAGTGTGCTTGGAGAGAGGACAAGATGGCATATACGTTGTGGACTTCTAAGTAtgtttttccattatattttagGCAACAGAAAATTATAGAAAGAGAAGTAACATGAagattatgaaaaagaaaaagaagaagaaaaaagagttaCAGCAAAAACGTGAGGATAAAATGGGGCAGGAATGCCAGGATCGAGCTTGTGGTGGTCATATCCAGTCTGTTTCCGGTGAGCTGGCCCTAGCTACAGAGCAACGTGAGAAGAGCAGCAAACCTCAGGTTGTAAGCGAAGGGAACTGTGAAAGTTCAGAAAGTCTTGCAAATGAGGCTTTACCCAACgaacttaaagaaaaatgggAGAAGTACTGGAGTGAGTATGGAGAGGGCCTTCTTTGGCAAAGTTGGCTGGAGAAGCATCAAGAGGTCTCATCGTCTGAGGCCACCACAGCCTCTGAGCCTTGGAATAGTCCGGACACCAGGGAAGAGTGGGAGCAGCATTATAGCGAACTGTACTGGTATTACTGGGAACAGTTTCAGTACTGGACAAGTCAAGGATGGACTACTGAGAGCTCACACGGTGACAAAGTGGAAGCTAATGGCGTTACCCGGGAGGCAGGTCTTCCAGGAAAAACAGACTTGGTTAGCCCAGGGGCTGAACACAGTGAAGTGCTGAGCTTGGAGCTGTCTCCCTCTAACACTAGAAGTGAGCAAACACTCCCTTCAAGCGCTGAGCCCCACAGTGAAATAATCTCTGGGATTTGtaatttaaatctgaatttggAGGAAGTGGAGCAGAGCAGTACAGCTCTAACAGCAGCCCACCAAGGTCCTCAAGTTCATAGTCCGCATAGTTCATCTGACAGTGAAAGCCAGAAGGAGCCCTGTGATGGAGGAACCAGGAAAAGGAGTGCATCTTGTGAAAGTAAAAGTATTAACCAGTCAGGTAATAGAAAATCAGCTAAAACTGATTCTACCAGAATTTCTCTAGGTGGTTATATATAAGAAACAAGGGCATGTCTGTattatgccattttaaaaaagtcaattAAGTGTTTCGTGGAATGATTGCATActtgattcctttttctttcctctgcttctctggACAATCTCTCTCCTCTCTAACCTGTACATTGAATGCGTTCTTCACCCAGAAGTGATTTTAGCAGAACATGTACTTCATAAATCTTCAAAGGTACTACAGAAAGTGGTGAGAGAGCACTGTTagtgtgtatttatttatcttaGTATTGGTATTGCAGCTGTGTCATTCAGGTGATGTGTCTTTTCTCACTGATAgtctaaaatgaatgaaaactcaGGTTGGTGTTCTCATGAATCTGACAAATTTTAAGAACagctttttgagaaaaaatagttttgcagTTCTGGCATTGGGGGCGTTTTTTGCCTTCTGTCTAAAAATGCCATACTTGAAAATAAACTCTTGTTTTGTTGTACTGTGTTACTGTGGACTAGGTGtcttccagaggtcctttccagtGTTGTTGTCAATTAGGCAGTGAGCTGCAGTCATCTTTGCAACCCTGAATTCATACATTCACAGCTAGTGCTAACAAGTGAAAGTGCCAGGTAATGTAGTAGTATGGTGAAAGCCAGTGGCTGTGCCTTACACTACTGGAAGAGCTTCGTGAGGGAGGTACAAGACTGGGCTGGAGATGATTTTGCCAGCCAGTTCAGCGGGCGCAGGGAGAGCCATCTCGTTTGCCTGCCAGTTCTTCCTGCCAGTGTTTGCTGTAAGCAGCAGTGTAACGTCTTTCCTGACTGTCGAATGGTTTCTCCTGCTGAAGAGGAGGGATGAAGCACATGAGTTAAGTGTCAGCAGCTCGGGACTTCAGTTTGGTGGGAAACCTCTGAGTCCGCTGCTAGTGACCTTCTAAGGAAGGAAGAAGTGCAGGTGTGGTCCCATCTTGATCCTACAGTACAGTTGGAATGAGAGAGGTGAAAGGAAAATCTCCTTTCCAACAAGAAATGAGAGGGGTGTTGGAATCCTCTCTCATTAAATGTATATCAGTATCTTTACATAGCtaatgaaatggaaacaaaattcaCACACAAGGAAGAAACTGTTTTGAATTTGTACCTTgtaggcattttatttttcttggagagCTGAGATAATTTGAAGTTGGTCCTGCTTAAGATTATTAACTCTACAGTGTAACTAATAACTGGAAGCTTGTATTGGTATGTTGTCCCTCGAAGACAGACAGGTAAAGATATGTGTGTTCGGCACTTGTGCCTTATTTGTCAGATCCAGGTAGGTACAACAACCTAACTGTAGCTGCAGACGTACTTTGGGGACAGGAAGATAAGGAATTAATTTATGCAGTACGCCTGCACctaagtatgtatgtatgtaatttaTAATTTATGCAGTACGCCTGCACctaagtatgtatgtatgtaagcCTGCACCTAAGTGTAGGTGCAGGCATACTTTGGGGACAGGAAGATAAGGAATTAGTTTATGCAGAAGGAAAATATGAtctcatctgtctttttttaGGTTCACAGGGGTCATGTAGCTTGAATTCAAATGACAAAGAACAGTTGCTGCTTCGTGACcaagatgaagatgaggatgaagagcCTCCTGAATACAGACATGCCAAAGTCAAGAGAAGGCAAGTCATGAAATTTAGATGAGCTTTTTTCTCCAGAAGCCCAGGTCCAAAAGATTTATAGTAACTATTTGTTTGGTTGAGATTGTGGTTTTGTACTGAAGTTTTAACTCGCATAGTCTTCCATCACTGCTTATCACTTTACCTGTCAACAGGCAGTGGATGTTTCTTCCATTGCTTTATGAAAACAATGTTTGGCCTCGATGACTGTGCAAGGTGATGGTACTATTCTTGTACCACTGAAGTATACAAGATTGTTAAATTGGATAGGACACCTTGCTTATCTAGGTCTAATTAGTGTAGACGATACAAGAATGATAGTAacttatttgttttgtttaactgaATTGTATGCTGCCAGTAAAGTGCTCAGTGCTATGGCAATCATAAAATAGCTAATCTCTGCCTTGtcacagtctttttctttcttctctaaaaatTTATAGCCTCAAAGATGATGAGATGGCTCTTCCTCTCTAATAAATTTACAAACTCAAAGGTGAAGGAATGGATGGAATTATTATCTACTAATCATgtagctttggttttgttctaaTATTTTGCTGTTGCCATAGCAATAATAATAGATAATAATATAGATAACATAATCGATGATGAAGGTAATTTGCAAATAGGGTGAACAAACACTATCTTCATCAGTTCCATGTAGGGCTTGATATTACTATTTTAAGAGGTCATTTGGAATAGTTGGAATATTAGTTAGAATACTCAAATATAGTATTCCTGAAAAGAAGGACATACGTCCCtagaattggttaaaaaaaaaaaaaaagtatgtgctCATGCATATGAATAGGCTGGTGTTACCTGCCTTGCTTGGTTTCAGCAGTGTGTGGAAGAACTTACTGAAGCccacatttaaatgttttcagtacGTGAGTTTCTTAGTGGTATATCTGTAAAATAAGAGTCGTATTTACAGTAAGTAACTTTGTCATCTGCGTTTTTTCCTAGCCATGAACTGGATGTGGATGAGAACCCAGTGGAAGATCCTGAGGAAACCTGCTCTGTTTTGGGTTTCAAGTGTGGCACAGGACAAAAGTAATTGCTTATGAGGAACTCAGGGTTTCTTCATAGCAAGTTAGCTCTCTTGTTATTATTCAAATAGACCATTCATCTCCATTCCCATTTTGTTAAACTTTTGAAGATGATTCCCAAAGTTAGTCTCTGCTCTTAATAAAACTCATCCTTTGGctagagagagagatgcaaagttaCAGAGACTaattaaagaacaagaaaagtgctttgaaatagAAGGGTAACTCGTCAGGTACTTGCGGTTGTGTAAATGTTAAATGGCTTGTCAGCTACTGAAATTAGAGCTTAAAGGCTCTGACAATGAACGGTCCTCTCAGTTTGGAGTCCTCTGAGCTTAGATCATAATTTATAGCTGTTTCATATTAGAATGAGGTTGCTTTAAGCTAGTAAAATGTTGCTATACTAATAACGTGTTGCCAGGGTGTTGACcactgacatttcatttttggtGGTATGACCTAAAGATATGGTGGTCAGTGCTGTAGAAGTAACATCACAGCGCACAGGTGGACTGTAGCTTAGGTCTAGTGCTTCTGCAAGATGCAAGTTGTTTAgtacatgtgtatgtataaaagTTTCAGAGAGGACTGTGTTTTGAAGTTGACAATCTCTATTCTACGCTATAAGAATTATTTAAGTAACTTAAGTAGCTGTTCTGGAGGTTCTTTACAGCCACCACAAAGATGTGTCATTCTACTAATCaaggtattttttcatttcctattctTCAGGCTGGTCTGGGAAATTGTTTCCACCTAAAGTTATGTACctattacaaaaaataattttaaaaaaatctaattcagGTAAACgttttcaagtaaaaatatttagaagttttCATGAAGGTACATTGTTTTGCAGCTACATCCAGTGACATATATTTTAAGAGTGGAGCAAATGTctcataaagaaataatttagtcTACATCATTTTCTGTATACATCAGCATTCATGTTAAAGCTTCCAGATTGGAAATTAACCAactaagtctttttttaaatttcaggtaTGGTGGAATTCCAGATTTTACCCACCGAAGTGTGCAGTACTTGGAGAAAAAAGCGAAACTCAAGTCCAAATTCTTGGATATGCGTAAACCAAGGAAGAGCAAAAACACACACATCTTCTTTACAGAGGAATCTGAAACgtcttgcaaaaaaaataaaactttgaagaaGGTAGGTTTAATTTTTAGTGTTGCTGTAATTCATAGATTTATCTGCTCCCTTAGCTGTTGCtaaattatgaaaaggaaaaaaaaaattgcccagaTAGGTGGCATGTTAAAAGTGCCAGTCCACCCCTCTTTATTCTCACAccacaccaccccaccccaccccccggcGTAGGTGAAGAGTAGTCAGGTTAGGGTGGATACGGAAAGGCATTGGTGGACTCTTGGCAATCTGTCAAGAGGAATGTGAGCTTAATGGTGAAATTAAGTGAAAATCATTCCTAACATCTGGGTGCATCGTTTCTTTAGACGTGTGTGTAGGTTTCTGTAGTGACTAAAAGtatctctgattttaaaatgcatgtgagGGCATTTGTTAGTGCTGGCATTTCAGCcataagagaaaaatgtttgtataGGTTAGTGTATTTCATGTAACTCCATGTTCTTAGTAATTTGTATCAACATTTTTGCTTACACCTCtacctgcatttattttcacCTATAActttatgcttatttttttttaactcagaaatTAGTAATGAGTAGAAAAACTTGTTCAGtgcagtttttttttaattgagtctCTTTAAAATCTGTTACCTCAGATTTTCAGTGTTACTTTCCCTTCTCCTGGGATGCTTGGCATTCCCTAACACCCAGTtgcaaaacactgttttctgGTGGCGACAGCACATACTGTATTGAACTCCAGTCCCATTGCTGTAATTTTTGATCAAAGGCTTGACCATTGCCATCTTGTACCTGAGGCCAGTATAGTTTGAGGGCAACTTTaattatgtgaagaaaaaaaaaaagttatatatttcCTCAGACTTTCTGGTAAGGAACTGCCCCAGGCGTAGTGCCACTCAGAGCAACTGTAACATAAAAGTGAGCATCTGCATATACCTTGGAAGAGTTTGGACTAGCATCTGCATGTTGGGTAGGGGGTAAT
Protein-coding sequences here:
- the TGS1 gene encoding trimethylguanosine synthase; the encoded protein is MVQDPRGRLVAELLLRAGAARSILCLCSRAFVEDRKLYKLGLKGFYVKDDNDSTGEEQASEEENCCPNVTLKVDTNHALDLEEVELDSEAELMKSMGLPLQFGGQSAHRDFVATENYRKRSNMKIMKKKKKKKKELQQKREDKMGQECQDRACGGHIQSVSGELALATEQREKSSKPQVVSEGNCESSESLANEALPNELKEKWEKYWSEYGEGLLWQSWLEKHQEVSSSEATTASEPWNSPDTREEWEQHYSELYWYYWEQFQYWTSQGWTTESSHGDKVEANGVTREAGLPGKTDLVSPGAEHSEVLSLELSPSNTRSEQTLPSSAEPHSEIISGICNLNLNLEEVEQSSTALTAAHQGPQVHSPHSSSDSESQKEPCDGGTRKRSASCESKSINQSGSQGSCSLNSNDKEQLLLRDQDEDEDEEPPEYRHAKVKRSHELDVDENPVEDPEETCSVLGFKCGTGQKYGGIPDFTHRSVQYLEKKAKLKSKFLDMRKPRKSKNTHIFFTEESETSCKKNKTLKKVEEFLKRVNKPGEEATSQTASPQGKAEASSASSEEEDQESVTAAQAATLNAENQKPPSSTATFTEPGGHSLAEGAQDAAASGSDGQGAGRQERGCGRQLVSLDIPDYLRAEAEDVSQAVDEKITTKKKEKKRRRRNKNALGAIPAEIAADPELAKYWAQRYRLFSRFDEGIKLDREGWFSVTPEKIAEHIAIRVSQSFNCDIIVDAFCGVGGNAIQFALTSKRVIAIDIDPEKLSLARNNAEVYGVADQIEFVCGDFMVLAADLQADVVFLSPPWGGPDYATAEIFDIQTMICPDGFEIFRLSKKITNNIVYFLPRNADIDQVASLAGPGGKVEIEQNFLNNKLKTITAYFGDLIRHDIS